One window from the genome of Haladaptatus paucihalophilus DX253 encodes:
- a CDS encoding DUF7473 family protein produces the protein MALLGDLTPLVGTYLLLAGFLSLTGFIAARNVLGSIPFRRALVVGPPIAALPFLLQQYFPPLVVLIALALDVSLFHIVFRLKWRTAGFVTFIHVVVTMLGGIVIGGLAYLISIGPPSPQ, from the coding sequence ATGGCACTGCTGGGTGACTTGACGCCGCTCGTCGGAACGTACCTCCTGTTGGCGGGGTTCCTCTCGTTGACGGGGTTCATCGCCGCGCGAAACGTCCTCGGGAGCATCCCGTTCAGGCGCGCGCTCGTCGTCGGCCCGCCGATAGCCGCCCTGCCGTTTCTCCTCCAACAGTACTTCCCGCCGCTCGTGGTCCTCATCGCGCTCGCGCTGGACGTCTCTCTGTTCCACATCGTCTTCCGCCTGAAGTGGCGCACGGCCGGGTTCGTCACCTTCATTCACGTCGTCGTCACCATGCTCGGCGGTATCGTCATCGGCGGACTCGCCTACCTCATCTCCATCGGGCCACCGTCG
- a CDS encoding TATA-box-binding protein yields the protein MTDPKETINIENVVASTGIGQELDLQSVAMDLEGADYDPEQFPGLVYRTQNPKSAALIFRSGKIVCTGAKSTADVHESLEIVFDKLRELNIQVNDDPEIVVQNIVTSADLGRNLNLNAIAIGLGLENIEYEPEQFPGLVYRLDEPEVVALLFGSGKLVITGGKKPEDAEQAVDKIVSRLEELGLLE from the coding sequence ATGACCGACCCCAAGGAAACCATCAACATTGAAAACGTGGTCGCCTCGACGGGCATCGGGCAGGAACTCGACCTCCAAAGCGTCGCTATGGACTTGGAGGGCGCGGATTACGACCCCGAGCAGTTCCCCGGTCTCGTCTACCGTACCCAGAACCCCAAATCGGCCGCACTCATCTTCCGCTCCGGCAAAATCGTCTGTACCGGCGCGAAGAGCACGGCCGACGTCCACGAGAGTCTCGAAATCGTCTTCGACAAGCTTCGTGAACTCAACATTCAGGTCAACGACGACCCCGAAATCGTCGTCCAGAACATCGTCACGAGCGCGGACCTCGGACGCAACCTGAACCTCAACGCCATCGCCATCGGTCTCGGCTTGGAGAACATCGAGTACGAACCCGAGCAGTTCCCCGGCCTCGTCTACCGTCTCGACGAACCCGAAGTCGTCGCTCTGCTGTTCGGCTCCGGCAAACTCGTCATCACCGGCGGCAAGAAGCCCGAGGACGCCGAACAGGCAGTCGATAAAATCGTCTCCCGTCTCGAAGAACTCGGTCTGCTGGAATAA